The genome window TTACATGCGAAGCACCTCGCGTACAAATTACTTCTACTGAAACAAAGGACGCAAAGGACCAGCATAAATGTGTAGCAACCGTCGAACTTCGATTACTGTAACACATGCACTATATGggatgaataaaaattgtttctatgCAACAATGCAATTAGGACTAAAAGAATAAAcgtttgtttttaaatttcttagaAGGCGTTTGTTATTGCTGGAACTTACCTGAACCGTGTCTGCAAATAATATCCATTCATTCTGCTCGACCACACAATCACACACAACAGCACACTCCAGAAACACTAAAAGTAAAATAAGACAATTCAGttggtaaaatttaaaaaaataacatttaaggACATCAAATGAATGGTTCTAATTTCTCATTGCTCATCCAAATCGAGATTAAATACAACAATACAGATTGCAATTtgacatttcttttttattgatgTTTCCATGATGAAAACCATAGTATTAAAGTGACTTAATGGTAAAGTAATTATAGAATATGAACGAACTTAACGCGATCTCTCTAACAATAGAATAGTTCACTGGGGTCTACGAAGAGCATTCCGCTAATGAGAAAGCGATAcaatagttattatttatttgtcgtCGAACAAGTGGTGCGCGCACTTCGTTCGCCCCGACGTCGCGTTAAATGTGCAATAGTATGCTTCatgtataatgaaattatctccgctaaataaatcaaaaataatatttctcaacAAAGCTCTGTGTTACACCGAGGAACCATCGTGTCATTATCGTTGCATGCCGTGAAAGCGTGTTCACGCGCCACCAGTGTACCATCAAACttactattataaattaacaacATGCGGGCATCCGTAATTACACTGTCTCCCGAGgaagttcattcgaatttcgaTGAGATCTTTTGTTCGACCAacgtgtctctctctctctctctctctctctctctctctctctctctctctctctcgcactccATTAACCTTAGAAAgactaaacaaaatattgtgtCCAATCACTTGCCAATGCTTTATCCTTGAGAAATATCTTCATCCAATTGAAACGGACTTGAACGTCAATTCTGATGGAATAAGCAccgataaatttttttaaataacctaCGCAAGACGAACGAGATATACTTTCAACACACTGTAACCTATGGAATGTAGAGGCCATTCTCTTAATCTTTCTAGGTCAAGTAATACAAAAAACTCTACCCTTCAATTTAGCGATACTGATCACACCAATACTGAATACGAAAATTTGTCTCGCAAACGAATCGAGATACGTTACTTTACAACGTCGCATCGCGGATCCAGGAACGGAATCGACGAAATCGATGTTGTCGTGGTGTCTACAGGCGTGCCTGTGGCCAACCGCGAAAGGCACCAGTTTCAAGGCACTGTGCTGCGGGTTTACCTTCCAATTGGATCCACGCcgacaaatacaaaaattcatgAGGGCTTAGACTATCAACGTGTATTAATATTCTCGAGGAATCCTCATTTCCTGCGGTCGCACGGGGGAACGTACGGTTTCCCTCCGTTTTTCTCCCATTCGCGGTTGAACTCGTGCTCCAACACCTCTGCTCCACGTTTCCTGGTCAACCCGGTCTCGTCTAAGCTCAGCTCGCACATCTGCATGTCGTCGATACCTTTGACAGAAAATGGTTTCCCTTAGGAAGATGATCTGACAGACACTTCAGTCAATGACCAATGCATACAAGGATTGTGTACAAACAAGTAATAAGGTACTTAATTATTACTTGAAGTTTAAAAACGTGAACACTGATTACCTGCCACCAGTAGGATAGGTGCCTTGTCAGGGTGAAGTTCCATCTGTCTGGCCACGTACTGACCATCAAAGTGAGCGTACCACCATCCTCGTTTACCAGTGGCATGGGGATTGTCTGGCTGTCCTGTCGGAGTTGGTCTCACGAAGGGAATTCTGAAATACCGTTGCGAGGACTCGTTTATCGACTGTTTCATTGGAGTCCTGGGTGTTCTAGCAGCTGAAAGaattatagattttttaattgaatgttgtATATAATCTGTTTtagtataatagaatatttagagTGATTAGATACAGTATAGGGGGTCAGGGTATAAAGGATcagtgaattgaatttttattttagaatatcaTTATGCAAATGAACTCATATGTACCAGCTTCCATGATAGACTTTGGAGCCCTCTCATTTTCATCCATGGTCGTTCGCCTGCGATTTCTTGCTTTCCACGCATGATAGACCTTCAATCTTCGATGGAATTCGTGACGACAAGCCTACCAAAAATATTAATCGTCAGAcagcagtaataataattgaacgaTTATTTGTCTCGTAAATAACATTTACCTCCAACAATTCAATATCGCAAGACGTATTTATAGCGTCCCGCAGCTCTGAGTACTTCCACTTAGACAAGTCGTATTTCTTATTAGCCATAGCTGCCTGGTTATTGCGCACCTGCTCGGATCTATTGCGAAACACGTCGATTAATGCTGCGAAACATCAGCGCTCAGGATCAAGTACAAccatttttaaaacattcaacAATCTGACAACTTATTGTGCTTTTTTCAGATTAAACAGATGTTTCAACTTTCTCATATTATTGCTGGAGAGACGGTGTGCCATGAAAAGCAGAAATGAATATAGATTTCTTTAACCATCGATATCACGTGTGtccttttcaatgtttcaatagtAACTACAAATTTGGCGTGACATAAACGATCTGCTTTCTGTGACTCACTCTGCATACAGATCAAGAGAGTCGGAATCGGGTGAAATTTAGGGAAGATACATCTCGAACGTCAAACGCTGTTTTCAAGTGctattttaaatgaatgatCGCATCAAGCAGGATACTATAGTCTCAAAGTTATATGCACGATTAAGAGTGTAACAGACTATTTAATTACCACTATTTGAAATACCATTTTACCCAGCATCGAAGAGTATGTCACTTGCATGTGCAGAGGTATGTACATCATGCAAACGTAATAACAAACGCCTAGAGTTTTTAGTACGAGGAGAACCCATGTTAGTGAGTTAGTAACAATCGCGTAACGTTCTTCATATCAATGTTAGTCATACGTGCAGTAACCTAAACGAGTATTTACGATACCTTGCTAGTCTGTTGTTGTTCGACGGTACTCGTACATCGGAACCGCTAtacatatttaagaaaataagatcttattgtttgtttaaaaaaaaagttactCTTGTTAAACACTGACCAAGtttctttttacaaaaaattcgTTTACTTTTCGTTGCACCTTTTTTTTCTCTACTCATGTTCAACTACTATGTCGAAGAGATAATCGAAACGTCAGATACGAAACTGATACGATACCTTCGGACAGGCAGCGGCGAGTCCTCCACCTGCCCATTCGATTCTTGGGCTAATCTGACCGCTAACTCGTGATCTCTTCTTTCTTGTTCCAGCAGCTCGCGGAATCTGGTTTCTTCGAACGCTTCCTTTTCCATTTGCGCCTAGAACGTAACAGTTTCGACTTTAACGTGGAAACAGTCAACGCTGCATTGCATTAGAAACAATAGCTATTTTCTGAACCCTCATCTTTCATGATACAATTGTGACTTATCATTTCATCAAGCAATGAACGCAAAATGAATGTAAGGATGATCTTGTTAGAAATTAAATAAGGTACACACATGAAGAACAGCAGCAACCTTCTGATCCTCCTGTTCTTGCTTCCTCTTCTGCTCCTCCTCCGCCTTTCTTCTCGCTTCGATGTCATGTTTCTTCCGTCTGTTTTCTTCCTCCTCCCTCTTCTtccgttcctcttcctccttcctCTGCTTCTCAAGTTCCATCTCCTGCTGTATCTTCCTTAATCGCGCCTGCTCCTCGGCGATCTTCTGCTGCACCACCATGTCCTGAAGCGACGCCATCTGTTTGTTCATCTGATTGACCAGGTTCGTGTAAAGGGAATCTATCTCGGCCGGTCTGATCTTCTCGTTGTCCTTGATCCTCTTAAGCGCAGCTTCCAAATCGTTCTTAAGCTTCTTTATGTCGCCCATAGGCTTCTCGCGGTTCTTCAGCTGCTTCGACGTCTCCTCCATACCGATCAACTGGGTCTCCAGATTCTTGATCTTCTGGGTCCCTTTTATGCGAGGCCGATGCTGCTTCTCAGCTATGTACATCCTAATGGTCTTCTGCAGAATGATCAAGTGATATCTTCGATAGATGATCTTGTTCTTCAGCTTGATCACAGACAGAGCGCAGAACTGCATTTTGTTCCATCGCGACTTGAGCAACCATTTCTTCACATTGGCCACCAACTTCCTCAAGTTCTCCGGATCGGACTTCATGATCTTGTCGAACTCCGCGAACTTTCCCGGCTTGAAGAACACTCTGGTGATGCCGAACTTGAAATCTTTCTTGTTCAACTTCAAGCTGTGAAGCAGCGCCTCGCAGAAGAACCTAGGCTCCAGTTTGGCCAACTCCGGTGGGAGGTACGATTTGTACATGTTGTAGAGCTCCTGGAAGGGAACTCTGCTAGGATATCCGTGCTCCATAAGCTCCAACACGGAAGTCATGCCGGAGCAACGAAGCTGTCCCAGAATGCTATTGCCGTCGAACTGGTGATCCACCATGTCATTGTTCGGTTTGATGCAACGAATGAAATTTGTACCCTGAAATATTCCCAATAATGTTACCCAACTGATACAGGAAAACTTTATTCACTTCCTATGCAGTAGTGCCTTACATTGCTCTTCAATTTGTCCATAAGCTCTCCCAACTGAGTTTTGAATTTACTCCCAACGCTGATGAAGGTAAGTTTCCCCTTCTGGCTCGAATTGTTGGCGAACTGAGTTCTGAGGAACTTGTTGTTGCTCTCTTGAATTAATGCTTCCAGAGACGCGTGCAGTGCGTCGTTGTTCTTCTCTATGAACTGATTctaaaagtaaacatttttcCAAGGTTATGTATTCCAACTCGAAGCACCTTATACAATGTCAGTCATTCATAGTATTATTCCCATAGCACGTACCGTCTGGTAACAGACACCACCAGCGTAATGACGAATCACGAATCCTTCGTCATCGCGCAGCTCCCTATGAGCCTTCAAACGCGACGTTCGCGGCAAGGTTATCCTGAAGTGGCCATTCCACACACGGTGGACCTCGCTGGTGAAGTGTGCAAAGCTATGCGTTGGCAGTTTAGATTCCTCGTCCAGCAGACTGAAGACTCCCATGTTCTTCGACTCGATTAAATCTGGAGTAACAATCTGAATGTCGATTCTTTGTTTGAGGTTTGAACGCTATCATCGAATGTTGATTACCTATACAGTCTTGGTTGTCGACGTAAGATATCTTGGGCACGTTAAGGGATTCTCTCGCGTAAAGGTCTTGCTCGTACTTCAAGATCCTCTCGTTAAAGAACTGCTGTAGCTTCTCGTTGCAGTAGTTTATGCAGAACTGTTCGAAGCTGTTCACTTTAAAATACTCTGCGGACAAAGTAACGTGTTCAGTTCAaatttggaataaaaatattctgttcaaACGTGCTGTCAAAATGTGATTACCAAATCCTGCAATATCCAAGACGCCAATGTAGTAACTCGAGGCTTTGAAAGGAATACTTTTATTGATACGGCCGACGATGTGGTCAAAAAGTTTGCTATAGATGGCTTTGGCCAGAGCGTCCCTGGCGTTGTTGGCTTCGTAAACCTTCAACGGTACCCTGAAGACGTCGATGAAAATTAGTAATCATCGTTCCCCTTGAATTTCTTGTAACGTATAAACTTACATGATGACAGTCCCTTTGATACCGCCACGACTAGTCTGCATGACCTTGGAGACCAGAGCTTGCCTGAGCTCTTCAGGATCGACGCCCAACAATTTGGCAGACATCACCACTGCCTTCTCAGAGCTAGCGCATATTCTGGATCCACCCTTCGTGTCCTCGGGATTGTCTTCGAATGTAATATTACCAAGGTGAAGTACTGCAGCCACCATCGTATAAATTTCCATTCTTTCTGCCTCAGTTAAACCCAGTCGCGTTAGCGCCTTCAGAAAAAATGGTCTTTGAGAGATACAAGGTTATCGTTGCttaaaagaaaaatcagaaatgtTCTTGTTCTTCCAATGAAACGTacaaaaaaaacgagaaaaatcaGTACACGATGGGAAATGTGCTATGGTACAAGAAACAGAAGTATTACCGTTGCTCTTTCCTGTGTCGTGTCAAAATTATCCAACAGGCAAAAGGAACAGAATCAAAAATCAGTGTCACTGTTATTGCAAAAATGAAGTACAGTACAGTCTCAAAGgtctattaattaaaaatcaactaACAAGAAATCActgataaagaataataaactgaacaagtcaatcattaaaattaatcccACACATATTTTACCTGGTCAATAGCATTGAACCCTTCGACATCATCCAGAATGGGGTCATTCAAGCTACCCTTCATCACTTGATCGCGACTCTTCTGGACGTCGTTCAGCTTCTTCTCCGACTCCTCGTTGCAGAAGTACTGAGTGCAACCGTTCCTCAAGTAGTGAAAATCATCCGGTTTCGTGATCCCAAGTTTCGCGCGGAGCTCGGGCGGCGCCCCGGCGCACATCATGTAAAACACATGGTAGTTCCTCTCGTCGGGACTCTGAAGGCACACCCTCGACTTCTCCAGGAGGTAATGGGAAATGTAACCGCCGACCACCTGGCATTTCGAGTCGAAATGCACCTCCATGAACTTCCCAAAGCGGGAGCTGTTGTTGTTCCTCTTGGTCTTGGCGTTCCCAAATGCCTCCAGTACAGGGTTCGCTGAACAAtcatagaatttaataatgcTCCTTCGTTAACGTCCACCATCCAATCATCATCCATTCCATTCAACGACGAAGTGACTTCTAACGACACATACTGTTCCAGCATGGTTTATTTGGTTGACACAGCTGTCGGTACTTAAAGATTTATGGTATGATTTATGCTCGGTCATGTCTAAACACTAAGTCAATTTTGGAAGCGTTTTATTAGCTACATTTTTACATCCAATGTCATAAATGACCAGCAGCTGACATGTCAttaaaaacggcagctcaaccacttaaaccctgatttgtcactaaggacaccgccctacatcactatttttatatatatacattgtatacattatatatagacATTGAGAGAGACATGGAGACAGACATACAGACACCACAATttcattactaatcacgctgtactcgctggacaacacacacactccAACTctgtacacacatacacactcctttcacacgttcaacaaatacagtccactttcgaaccagaaaaggagaagccttttctCATCATCgcaactatttcacacaaggttaattcggcgtgtgaaagtgttacgccacgtccacatACCATCCAGAATCTTCTGCTCGATCGGTCCAGCCGTCGACCCCCATAAGTCGCAAAGGTACCGAAGCAGATACTTGGTGGACTCGGTCTTGCCAGCCCCAGACTCGCCGGAAACGATGATACTCTGCGACTGCTTGAGCACTTTCATATCTCTGAACGCTTTGTCGGCTGAAAAAGACCGGATGCTTAGCGACCAATCATTAAATCCTCGACGAAGAATTTACTTAAAGGTTTTACTTAAAGAGACATTGTTAACAAAATTAGCTACCGTTTATCGAGTTTCTGTTATCGTGTTCCCGATTACGATCATTACAGCGATTACTCACCAATGGCGAAAACATGCGGCGGCGTTTCTCCCAAGGACTTTCCCTGATAAGACTTAATGGTTTTCGGCGAGTAGAGATCTCTGACCTCGCAGTACGGATTCACCGCGATTAAGATATTGGCGACGTAGGTCTGTAAAATGATTGACGGGATCAGTCTGAGTGATTTTTATCGGGGCCTCGATAGATTTACAACGGCGGTGGTGTTGCATTACTGACATATATCCTGTCTTTGAAGTAACGTGTCCGTATATTGTTCAGCAGCGTGGCCTCGTTCAGGTACATCAGAGCACCTGGGAACAGAAAAATCGGAGCGGACAGGTGAAAGTGGTCTACCGATGCAGATCCGCACTGGCGGATCACACGGGGCACGGTGGTCCCCGTTCACACCGGAAACAACAATAAATCCCGACGCCTGTTTACGCCAAGTATCTCGCTTTGCGAAACGTACTTTACGATTATCCAGATAGCGGTTAATTAACGAGCCTTGTACCGGATCGTATCTGCCGTTCGCGAACAATGAAAACGGTCGCACGCAGTTTGGCATAGAATCGGCTAGGATGTTCCGGCGTGATAACGGGCGCGGTGCGAAAAAGAGTAATAAATGGAAACCGGTTAATTGGGAATCAGAGTGAACCTGAAAGCGAGCAAACGCTCGATTCAACGATCCTAAATCTCAATTAGATCGTCTTAAGGCAACCGAGCAGTCGACGGTCCGATTTCTCTTTCGCATTTCTTTCGAGTGCTATCGAAAGTAGGCGCTAGGCTCGCTTACTATCGCGCTCTGAAATCTTCGGAAGACTTAAGCACATTTTAAtcgaaacatttaaacattatcCTATGTACTGTTAACTCTAAGACTACCTAGCAATCGAATTCACTactttttttctataaattgcaAGTGAACTCACTGAGActtcaatttatttgttttactttcACGATTATTGTgatttttcacaattattattcACGATTGACTGTTGATTAATATTCACGGTAATTCAACAATTTCAATGATCATTTCAACAATTTTGACAATTCCTCaggaaaacttttattttttcgaTGATCGTACAAGAAGACAAAATGGTTCGGTTCGGTCTCtctggtggttctagcgttgaagGGAATACAAAATGGGTATTGttcgaaagaaattgaattacaaTTGTCTTCTACGTCTTTGGTGTACTCCCCGGCAGGGTAAACTTCGTCCAACGGGCAGGTGCGCTGCGGATACTTCGGATCCAGCGGCATGATCAGCGCATCTCCGTCCACCATGTCCACGAATTTGCCGATTATGAAACCCTCCTGGGGGTCCCGCACCCACACCTGCTGGTTCTCCATATCGGCCAACGTTCTACAACAATGTCaagcaaaaataaacaaacgttTAACGATGTCATTCCTCTTCGCCAATGACGGATGAGATCCCCTGTGATGCGATTATCCTTCATTCGCGACGTGCATTGTACCCATTAAATCCAATAAacgattttattattgattcgttaaccaatattaatattaattcaatcaGTACACGACCGTGAGTGCTGGTACTGACAACAGAAGctaaacaatatttaacaaaaccaTCGTTTCGTGACAACAATGGGTGGGCTCCCTTATGAGTCGCTATTCTTTGCGATGCGTATTTTAGACATTAGACTTAATAAAAGTCTTTGTTATTGATTTATTGAccaatattgatattaattaaattaggaCTTGATTAAGATAGTTAGTACTAACGAAAAAATCCAAACAATGTTTACCAAAACCATCTTTTCGTGACAACAATGGGTGGGTTCCCTTATGAGTCTCTATTCTTCGTGATGCGTATTCTAGACATTAGACTCAATAAAAGTCTTTGTCATTGATTTATTAACCattattgatataaattaaatcagGGCTTGATTAAGACAGCTAGTACTAACGAAAAAATCCAagcaatatttaacaaaaccaTCTTTTCGTGACAATGACAGCTAAGATCCTCTACGAGCCATTATTCCTCACAACACGCATTATGCGCATTAGATGCAATAAAGGGCTTCGTCACTGACTTATCaaccaattttaatattaattcaattaggACCCGACTAGGAGTGCCAGCGCCGACAACAAAAGCCAAGGGAATATTTAACAAAGCCACCCCTTAACGGCGCTGACGTACGAAATCCTCTACGAGCCATTCTTCGTAAGTCAATGGATTCGACAAAAGGTTCCATTAAACGAATTCAATCGGATCGAAGCGTAAACGCGAAAGGAGAATAAATTCATTGCTCGCGGACGTAACGCGCCGCGCGTTACGCTTCTAAAAGCGAAGAATGCACTCGTTACGGGATCGTaacgaaatttgaaattattatgagCGCGATTAGCGATTGCGCGCCGTGGAACGGGAACGATTATCGTTTTACCTGGTGGCCGCGTTTGCGCAATCCCGGGCGGTTTCGCTGGCGAAATAATTGTGCAACGTATTACGCCCGAAAACTACGTTTTCGAATCGTAGCTCGGATAGTCGAGGCTTTCTCCGAACGTGCACGAAGATTTCCGGTGAAAGGGGATATCCTCTCGTTTCCGGCCGCTGGATTGCAAGTGTAAAAGGGAATTCCACGGAGACCAGCAGCCGTGACGCGTGGGAGGATTTACCTGTTCACCTTTGTGACGAACAGAGCTGTTCTATGCGACTTTTCTTTCAACGATCCAGATCGCTCGGAGAACCGTTGACGCGTTAACCCGTCGTTCTACGACTTCTTCTACCTGCTCGACGAAACAGCGTTGAAATTACAATTCCTGATTTCTACGaaactatttacatttatttgtaaatgaagatttaatcctttgaactctgtacgctccaatgttgcaccagttatgatattaaccctttgcactcgcttTTAAAAGAATTGATACTCGTTTATTCAgactgtggaaactggagatttgatagtaggtaattgggatacatgtcagtgtgatcgcatcaatcatcggcgtaaacatttataaaataatatttctaaaatccaatatgcgtcaatttgacgcgttccgtaaacctagtgttaaaaagtcaGTTCACGTTCAGTGGTTCCAGTGGCTGAACAAACGAAACGATGTTGGATAATTGAGAAAGTTAATGGGCCAAACGAGCTCGCAAAACGAAGAGCAAAGTTCTGAGTTATCGtttattttcttgaataataaGCAATGTTAAGTTGCTTCGACACAGAATTACGAGGAGTTGGAAATAAAAACTATGTACAGTTCAGTCGTTGCTTGTCTCGAGATTGGAACGTCGCGATCAGGTTGCGCCGCGTTATTGATAGAAGAAGCAACAAAAGTGCCGCCGTTAAAGCCGTTCGACGGGGACTTAACACCGACCGTAGAACAGTCTACCGTCGAAGGACGTGGCACTAACGTTAACCCTTGTTTCGCTGT of Nomia melanderi isolate GNS246 chromosome 5, iyNomMela1, whole genome shotgun sequence contains these proteins:
- the jar gene encoding myosin heavy chain 95F jaguar isoform X2, producing MENQQVWVRDPQEGFIIGKFVDMVDGDALIMPLDPKYPQRTCPLDEVYPAGEYTKDVEDNCALMYLNEATLLNNIRTRYFKDRIYTYVANILIAVNPYCEVRDLYSPKTIKSYQGKSLGETPPHVFAIADKAFRDMKVLKQSQSIIVSGESGAGKTESTKYLLRYLCDLWGSTAGPIEQKILDANPVLEAFGNAKTKRNNNSSRFGKFMEVHFDSKCQVVGGYISHYLLEKSRVCLQSPDERNYHVFYMMCAGAPPELRAKLGITKPDDFHYLRNGCTQYFCNEESEKKLNDVQKSRDQVMKGSLNDPILDDVEGFNAIDQALTRLGLTEAERMEIYTMVAAVLHLGNITFEDNPEDTKGGSRICASSEKAVVMSAKLLGVDPEELRQALVSKVMQTSRGGIKGTVIMVPLKVYEANNARDALAKAIYSKLFDHIVGRINKSIPFKASSYYIGVLDIAGFEYFKVNSFEQFCINYCNEKLQQFFNERILKYEQDLYARESLNVPKISYVDNQDCIDLIESKNMGVFSLLDEESKLPTHSFAHFTSEVHRVWNGHFRITLPRTSRLKAHRELRDDEGFVIRHYAGGVCYQTNQFIEKNNDALHASLEALIQESNNKFLRTQFANNSSQKGKLTFISVGSKFKTQLGELMDKLKSNGTNFIRCIKPNNDMVDHQFDGNSILGQLRCSGMTSVLELMEHGYPSRVPFQELYNMYKSYLPPELAKLEPRFFCEALLHSLKLNKKDFKFGITRVFFKPGKFAEFDKIMKSDPENLRKLVANVKKWLLKSRWNKMQFCALSVIKLKNKIIYRRYHLIILQKTIRMYIAEKQHRPRIKGTQKIKNLETQLIGMEETSKQLKNREKPMGDIKKLKNDLEAALKRIKDNEKIRPAEIDSLYTNLVNQMNKQMASLQDMVVQQKIAEEQARLRKIQQEMELEKQRKEEEERKKREEEENRRKKHDIEARRKAEEEQKRKQEQEDQKVAAVLHAQMEKEAFEETRFRELLEQERRDHELAVRLAQESNGQVEDSPLPVRSGSDVRVPSNNNRLARSEQVRNNQAAMANKKYDLSKWKYSELRDAINTSCDIELLEACRHEFHRRLKVYHAWKARNRRRTTMDENERAPKSIMEAAARTPRTPMKQSINESSQRYFRIPFVRPTPTGQPDNPHATGKRGWWYAHFDGQYVARQMELHPDKAPILLVAGIDDMQMCELSLDETGLTRKRGAEVLEHEFNREWEKNGGKPYVPPCDRRK